The following coding sequences are from one Aliarcobacter skirrowii CCUG 10374 window:
- a CDS encoding aspartate-semialdehyde dehydrogenase yields the protein MRKFNVAVVGATGAVGEEVFRVMEELNFPVNKLIPIASARSAGSTIEFLNKEFTVLELTETVFEEQEVEIAFFCAGGSISEKFAKFAVEAGAVVIDNTSHFRMDPKVPLVVPEVNPDDIGLWRETGIIANPNCSTIQMVQSLKPLDDLYGIKRVDVSTYQAVSGAGKSGMEELVKQMQDFFAFRLDETEIKAFAHQIALNVIPQIDVAMENGFTKEEMKMVNETQKIMHKNFEVAATCVRVPVLRSHSESLTVTFKDGVDVDVNEVRNALENFENLKVIDDLPNKKYPMPIISTDTDFTYVGRIRKDVYASNIVHYFNVADQVRVGAATNAVRIGLKWIEMESDI from the coding sequence ATGAGAAAGTTTAATGTTGCAGTTGTAGGAGCAACGGGAGCTGTTGGAGAAGAAGTATTTAGAGTTATGGAAGAGTTAAATTTTCCAGTTAATAAATTAATTCCAATAGCAAGTGCTAGAAGTGCTGGTTCAACAATTGAGTTTTTAAACAAAGAATTTACAGTTTTAGAGTTAACTGAAACTGTTTTTGAAGAACAAGAGGTTGAGATTGCGTTTTTTTGTGCAGGTGGAAGTATCTCTGAGAAATTTGCAAAATTTGCAGTAGAAGCAGGTGCTGTTGTAATTGATAATACAAGTCACTTTAGAATGGATCCAAAAGTTCCACTTGTTGTTCCAGAGGTTAATCCAGATGATATTGGTCTTTGGAGAGAGACTGGAATTATTGCAAATCCAAATTGTTCAACAATTCAAATGGTTCAGAGCTTAAAACCACTTGATGATTTATATGGTATAAAAAGAGTTGATGTATCAACTTATCAAGCAGTTTCAGGTGCTGGAAAATCTGGTATGGAAGAGTTGGTTAAACAGATGCAAGATTTCTTTGCATTTAGATTGGACGAAACAGAGATAAAAGCATTTGCACACCAAATTGCACTTAATGTAATTCCTCAAATTGATGTTGCAATGGAGAATGGATTTACTAAAGAAGAGATGAAAATGGTAAATGAGACTCAAAAAATTATGCACAAAAACTTTGAAGTTGCAGCAACATGTGTGAGAGTTCCAGTTTTAAGATCTCATAGTGAATCACTAACAGTTACATTTAAAGATGGTGTTGATGTTGATGTAAATGAAGTTAGAAATGCATTAGAGAATTTTGAAAATCTAAAAGTAATAGATGATTTACCAAATAAAAAATATCCAATGCCAATAATTTCAACAGATACAGATTTTACATATGTTGGAAGAATTAGAAAAGATGTTTATGCATCAAACATTGTTCACTACTTTAATGTTGCTGACCAAGTAAGAGTTGGAGCTGCTACAAATGCAGTTAGAATTGGTTTAAAATGGATAGAAATGGAAAGTGATATCTAA
- the gyrA gene encoding DNA gyrase subunit A — protein sequence MENLFENQDIIDINIEDSVKTSYLDYSMSVIIGRALPDAKDGLKPVHRRILYAMHDLNLTSKVAYKKSARIVGDVIGKYHPHGDTSVYDALVRMAQNFSMRAPLVDGQGNFGSVDGDSAAAMRYTEARMTRIAEEVLRDLDKDTVNFVPNYDDTMREPAVLPTRVPTLLLNGSEGIAVGMATKIPPHNLGELLDAILHLIDNPTAEAIDLMEFIQGPDFPTGGTIFGRRGIIDAYTTGRGRVKIRAKHHIESKSKKDVIVIDELPYQVNKARLIEQIADLAKDKQIEGISEVRDESDREGIRVVIELKKDAMAEIVLNNLYKSTPMETTFGIILLAVYNKEPKVFNLPEILNIFLSHRKTVIIRRTIFDLEKAKARAHILEGLKIAVDNIDEVVRIIRASANDQEAKDNLSSRFGLSAIQAQAILDMRLGRLTGLQRDKLEAEYQELMILIDQLELILRSEDRLNEIIKEELNEIKEKFSNPRRTEIEDSYDEIDVEDLIPNEPMVVTITHNGYVKRVPIKSYERQKRGGKGKVAVTTHDDDFIERFFVSNTHDTLMFVTNMGQLYWLKVYRIPEGSRTAKGKAVVNLINLRADEKIMAIIPTSDFDEAKSLTFFTKNGIVKRTSLSEFSNIRSNGVRAIVLDDDDEIVTAKIATVDTKYLMVFTSLGQCIRFEVDKAREQGRSTRGVRAIKFKIDSDIVVDAEIIDSEDQEILTVSEKGIGKRTTVEEYRLTNRAGSGVIAMKLSPKTGNVIGEVLVDDTQDLMLLTSIGKMIRVDMQTIRKAGRNTSGVIIVNMDKDDKVVSIAKCPKEDEEIELDEFGNVIRYNEDGDIIDNQTQLQSESNNIFGNDLEEKEEE from the coding sequence ATGGAAAACCTTTTTGAAAATCAAGATATTATAGATATCAATATTGAAGATAGTGTAAAAACTTCATATTTAGACTACTCTATGAGTGTTATTATTGGTCGGGCATTACCCGATGCAAAAGATGGTTTAAAACCTGTTCATAGAAGAATACTCTATGCAATGCATGATTTAAATCTTACATCAAAAGTTGCTTATAAAAAATCAGCAAGAATTGTTGGAGATGTAATTGGTAAGTACCATCCACACGGAGATACTTCTGTTTATGATGCACTTGTAAGAATGGCTCAAAACTTCTCTATGAGAGCACCACTTGTTGATGGTCAAGGAAACTTTGGTTCTGTTGATGGCGATAGTGCAGCTGCTATGAGATATACAGAAGCTAGAATGACAAGAATTGCTGAAGAGGTTTTACGAGATTTAGATAAAGATACAGTAAATTTTGTACCAAATTATGATGATACAATGAGAGAACCAGCAGTTCTTCCTACTCGTGTTCCAACACTTTTATTAAATGGAAGCGAAGGTATTGCTGTTGGAATGGCAACAAAAATTCCACCTCACAATCTAGGTGAACTTTTAGATGCAATTTTACATTTAATTGATAATCCAACTGCTGAAGCAATAGATTTAATGGAGTTTATTCAAGGTCCAGATTTCCCAACAGGTGGAACTATATTTGGAAGACGTGGAATAATTGATGCTTATACAACAGGTCGTGGAAGAGTAAAAATTAGAGCAAAACATCATATAGAGTCAAAATCAAAAAAAGATGTTATTGTAATTGATGAGTTACCATATCAAGTAAATAAAGCTAGATTAATTGAGCAAATTGCTGATTTAGCAAAAGATAAGCAAATTGAAGGAATTTCAGAAGTTAGAGATGAGTCTGATAGAGAAGGTATTAGAGTTGTAATTGAACTTAAAAAAGATGCAATGGCTGAAATTGTATTAAATAATCTTTATAAATCAACTCCAATGGAGACAACTTTTGGAATTATTCTATTAGCTGTTTATAACAAAGAGCCAAAAGTATTTAATCTTCCAGAAATTTTAAATATTTTCCTATCACATAGAAAAACTGTAATTATTAGAAGAACAATTTTTGATTTAGAAAAAGCAAAAGCAAGAGCACATATTTTAGAAGGTCTAAAAATTGCTGTTGATAATATTGATGAAGTTGTAAGAATTATTAGAGCTAGTGCAAACGATCAAGAAGCAAAAGATAATCTATCTTCAAGATTTGGTCTAAGTGCGATTCAAGCTCAAGCAATTTTAGATATGAGACTTGGAAGATTAACAGGTCTTCAAAGAGATAAATTAGAGGCTGAATATCAAGAGCTAATGATTTTAATCGATCAATTAGAGCTTATTTTAAGAAGTGAAGATAGATTAAATGAGATTATAAAAGAAGAGCTAAATGAGATTAAAGAGAAGTTCTCAAATCCTAGACGTACTGAGATTGAAGACTCTTATGATGAGATTGATGTAGAGGATTTAATTCCAAATGAACCAATGGTAGTTACTATTACTCACAATGGTTATGTAAAAAGAGTTCCTATAAAATCTTACGAGCGACAAAAAAGAGGTGGAAAAGGTAAAGTTGCAGTTACAACTCACGATGATGACTTTATTGAAAGATTCTTTGTAAGCAATACTCACGATACACTAATGTTTGTTACAAACATGGGGCAACTTTATTGGTTAAAAGTTTATAGAATTCCAGAAGGAAGCAGAACTGCAAAAGGTAAAGCAGTTGTAAACTTAATTAACTTAAGAGCTGATGAGAAGATTATGGCAATTATTCCAACAAGTGATTTTGATGAAGCTAAATCTTTAACATTCTTTACAAAAAATGGTATTGTAAAAAGAACTAGTTTATCTGAGTTTAGTAATATTAGAAGCAATGGGGTTAGAGCTATCGTTTTAGATGATGATGATGAGATAGTAACAGCAAAAATTGCAACAGTTGATACAAAATATTTAATGGTATTTACAAGTCTTGGTCAATGTATTAGATTTGAAGTTGATAAAGCAAGAGAGCAAGGAAGAAGTACAAGAGGAGTTAGAGCTATTAAATTTAAAATAGATAGTGATATTGTTGTTGATGCTGAGATTATTGATAGTGAAGATCAAGAGATTTTAACTGTTTCTGAAAAAGGAATAGGAAAACGAACTACAGTTGAAGAGTATAGACTTACAAACAGAGCTGGAAGTGGAGTTATTGCGATGAAATTATCACCAAAAACAGGAAATGTTATAGGTGAAGTTTTAGTTGATGATACTCAAGATTTAATGCTTTTAACTTCTATTGGAAAAATGATTAGAGTTGATATGCAAACAATTAGAAAAGCTGGAAGAAATACAAGTGGTGTAATAATTGTAAATATGGATAAAGATGATAAAGTTGTATCTATTGCAAAATGTCCAAAAGAGGATGAAGAGATTGAACTTGATGAGTTTGGAAATGTAATTAGATACAATGAAGATGGTGATATTATAGATAATCAAACACAACTACAAAGTGAATCAAATAATATTTTTGGAAATGATTTAGAAGAGAAAGAGGAAGAGTAA
- a CDS encoding YdcH family protein, translating to MLHEHRDAIAELRQKDAHFLRVFEKHNELDHEIINLENAHADQFLIDTKKKEKLKLKDEIYAMIVKYKAEK from the coding sequence ATGCTTCACGAACATAGAGATGCAATTGCTGAATTAAGACAAAAAGATGCTCACTTTTTAAGAGTGTTTGAAAAACACAATGAGTTAGATCATGAAATTATTAACCTTGAAAATGCTCACGCAGATCAATTTTTAATAGATACAAAGAAAAAAGAGAAGCTTAAACTTAAAGATGAAATTTACGCAATGATCGTAAAATATAAAGCTGAGAAATAG
- the argJ gene encoding bifunctional glutamate N-acetyltransferase/amino-acid acetyltransferase ArgJ, translating to MFTILPIKGFIDQIEGFYCDGIHIGLKPNGNNDLGFIYTKEPCTVAAIFTNNKFQAAPLKHFLAYEKGFKTNFVLINSKNANALTGKKGIEDINTLFSQLNFGDDKLINPVMSSTGVIGNRLPIEKLVNGAKKFNLKSKNGENLSKAIMTTDAYPKSCFYEVKLESGKSFKIGAVAKGAGMINPNLATMLCFICTDAAAPYEDIQEALKRNSHTTFNAISVDGDTSTNDTVMVLANSKSNAYDKDAFSEALRLVMHDMAMLMVADGEGAKKVAAFEVVNAANDKEAEIAAKALSNSLLVKTALFGEDPNFGRIASTIGASQVTCDDEKLVISYNDVVVFNKGEICFDSIIEAKAADVLKKDKYKIICDLGVGSGKFTAYGCDLGYKYVEINADYRS from the coding sequence ATGTTTACTATTTTACCGATTAAGGGTTTTATTGACCAAATAGAGGGTTTTTATTGTGATGGAATTCATATTGGTCTTAAACCAAATGGTAATAATGATTTAGGTTTTATTTATACAAAAGAGCCTTGTACAGTTGCTGCAATTTTTACTAATAATAAATTTCAAGCAGCACCTTTAAAACATTTTTTGGCTTATGAAAAAGGTTTTAAAACAAACTTTGTACTTATAAATTCAAAAAATGCAAATGCATTAACAGGTAAAAAAGGTATTGAAGATATAAATACTCTTTTCTCTCAATTAAATTTTGGTGATGATAAGTTGATTAATCCAGTTATGAGTAGCACAGGTGTTATTGGAAATAGATTACCAATTGAAAAATTGGTTAATGGTGCAAAAAAATTTAATTTAAAATCTAAAAATGGTGAAAATTTAAGCAAAGCAATTATGACAACAGATGCATACCCTAAATCTTGTTTTTATGAAGTTAAACTTGAAAGTGGAAAATCGTTTAAAATAGGTGCTGTTGCAAAAGGTGCTGGAATGATAAATCCAAATTTAGCAACAATGCTTTGTTTTATCTGCACAGATGCTGCAGCTCCTTATGAAGATATACAAGAGGCATTAAAAAGAAACTCTCACACAACATTTAATGCAATCTCTGTAGATGGTGATACATCTACAAATGATACTGTTATGGTTTTAGCAAATAGTAAGTCAAATGCTTATGATAAAGATGCTTTTAGTGAAGCTTTAAGATTGGTTATGCATGATATGGCTATGTTAATGGTTGCAGATGGTGAGGGTGCAAAAAAAGTTGCAGCTTTTGAGGTTGTAAATGCTGCAAATGATAAAGAGGCTGAAATAGCTGCAAAAGCTTTATCAAATTCACTACTAGTAAAAACAGCTCTATTTGGAGAAGATCCAAATTTTGGAAGAATAGCTTCAACAATTGGAGCTTCACAAGTAACTTGCGATGATGAAAAACTTGTAATTTCATATAATGATGTAGTTGTATTTAATAAAGGTGAAATCTGTTTTGATTCTATAATTGAAGCAAAAGCAGCAGATGTTTTAAAAAAAGATAAATATAAAATAATTTGCGACTTAGGAGTTGGTAGTGGAAAATTCACAGCTTATGGTTGTGATTTGGGCTATAAATATGTAGAGATAAACGCGGATTATAGAAGTTAA
- a CDS encoding potassium channel family protein has product MSIFTNIKKVLGWELSSSRPQYDLNSVIYSKLKPLRLPLIIIQILMMIGVLGYVYFEDYSIMHAIFQTSYTITNTGFGALNESNFKNETIFFTVFLMIAGFSSFIFGIGVIIDVFTNGNLRALLKERRMLYKIARLRKHFVLFYHNEYTAQVAKQFRENHIPFVVVDPSDNIEEIARENKYPYFIKDEPYQESAFFKSHLSSAKGAISLSKNISDNITLIASVRLYEKELGRTPFLIISNAETRNEKIRLQKLGADKVVATPSLMAKRVSAIAMSPDMENILDEFLYKKDSPITMEEIFIKEDAWSIGKELKELDLREKLSISVIGITEESGAFIQLPKGNKVINKNSKLLLVGSQKGITRAKRVLNLINQPKEL; this is encoded by the coding sequence ATGAGCATTTTTACTAATATTAAAAAAGTATTAGGCTGGGAACTTTCAAGTTCAAGGCCTCAATATGATTTAAACTCTGTAATTTATTCAAAACTAAAACCACTAAGATTACCCTTAATAATTATCCAAATTCTTATGATGATAGGAGTATTGGGTTATGTTTATTTTGAAGATTATTCAATTATGCATGCAATATTTCAAACATCTTATACAATTACAAACACTGGTTTTGGAGCATTAAACGAATCAAACTTTAAAAATGAGACTATATTTTTTACTGTTTTTTTAATGATTGCTGGTTTTTCTAGCTTTATTTTTGGAATTGGGGTTATAATTGATGTTTTTACAAATGGAAATTTAAGAGCTTTATTGAAGGAGAGAAGGATGCTTTATAAAATAGCAAGATTAAGAAAACATTTTGTGCTTTTTTATCACAATGAATATACAGCACAAGTTGCTAAACAGTTTAGAGAGAATCATATACCTTTTGTGGTTGTTGATCCAAGTGATAACATAGAAGAGATAGCCAGAGAGAATAAATATCCATATTTTATAAAAGATGAACCATATCAAGAGAGTGCATTTTTCAAATCTCATTTAAGCTCTGCAAAAGGAGCTATATCTTTATCAAAAAATATCTCTGACAATATTACTTTAATAGCATCTGTAAGACTTTATGAAAAAGAGTTAGGACGAACTCCATTTTTAATAATATCAAATGCAGAGACTAGAAATGAAAAAATAAGACTTCAAAAACTTGGAGCTGATAAGGTTGTAGCAACACCTTCCTTAATGGCAAAAAGGGTAAGTGCGATTGCTATGAGTCCTGATATGGAAAATATTTTGGATGAGTTTTTATATAAAAAAGATAGCCCAATTACTATGGAAGAGATTTTCATAAAAGAGGATGCTTGGAGTATAGGAAAAGAGCTAAAAGAGCTTGATTTAAGAGAAAAGTTAAGTATATCTGTCATTGGAATAACTGAAGAGAGTGGTGCTTTTATACAACTTCCAAAAGGAAATAAAGTAATAAATAAAAACTCAAAACTACTTCTTGTTGGTTCACAAAAAGGTATTACTAGAGCAAAAAGAGTATTAAATTTAATTAATCAACCAAAGGAGTTATAA
- the rpmB gene encoding 50S ribosomal protein L28, translating to MARRCAISGKGPMVGNNVSHAKNRTKRRFLPNIRTIRVMTEDGSTVKLKISAKELRTLKKHS from the coding sequence ATGGCAAGAAGATGTGCAATTTCAGGAAAAGGACCTATGGTTGGAAACAACGTAAGTCACGCAAAAAATAGAACAAAAAGAAGATTTTTACCAAATATTAGAACTATTAGAGTTATGACTGAAGATGGTTCAACTGTTAAACTAAAAATTTCTGCAAAAGAGCTAAGAACTCTTAAAAAACACTCTTAA
- a CDS encoding glycosyltransferase has protein sequence MINTTIFYKIENRLISEIKKRDYIKVVKNSSKLLKLFGKRKYADIYFHSGILDEDSIDKIKNAKFIITNSFSNLNLIVEKTEISKEKIDVIYPSVDLEYKKPKDIKEKYKERFDLTINTRLILFSAKNFKNSGIKEFLDICSNLSYIDFKLLILGNKQQLNALDFIMPKYKSLESKIIKLEESKESSDEIFLLSDIFLLPTHNKNIASSVIKAMFCKCVVFAPINNDIKEILDIYATMDSPSDPSTPFKIDGVLYDLNELKKIQKENRKIAKQMSLEQNIAKFDDILSKI, from the coding sequence ATGATAAACACAACTATATTTTATAAAATAGAAAATAGATTAATAAGTGAGATAAAAAAAAGAGATTATATTAAAGTGGTAAAAAATAGTTCAAAACTACTCAAACTTTTTGGCAAAAGAAAATATGCAGATATCTATTTTCATAGTGGAATTTTAGATGAAGATAGTATTGATAAGATTAAAAATGCAAAATTTATAATTACAAACTCTTTTTCAAACTTAAATTTAATTGTAGAAAAAACAGAGATATCTAAAGAAAAAATTGATGTTATCTATCCAAGTGTAGATTTAGAGTATAAAAAACCAAAAGATATAAAAGAGAAATATAAAGAGAGATTTGATTTAACTATAAATACAAGATTAATTCTTTTTAGTGCAAAAAATTTTAAAAATTCAGGAATAAAAGAGTTTTTAGATATCTGTTCAAATCTATCTTATATAGATTTCAAACTTTTGATTTTGGGAAATAAGCAACAGCTAAATGCTCTAGATTTTATTATGCCAAAGTATAAAAGCTTAGAATCAAAGATTATAAAGCTTGAAGAGAGCAAAGAGAGTTCAGATGAGATATTTTTATTAAGTGATATTTTTTTGTTACCAACACATAATAAAAATATTGCAAGTAGTGTGATAAAAGCTATGTTTTGCAAATGTGTAGTATTCGCTCCAATTAATAATGATATTAAAGAGATATTAGATATTTACGCAACAATGGATAGTCCAAGTGATCCAAGCACTCCTTTTAAAATTGATGGAGTTCTTTATGATTTAAATGAGTTAAAAAAGATTCAAAAAGAGAATAGAAAAATTGCAAAACAGATGAGCTTAGAGCAAAATATTGCAAAATTTGATGATATTTTATCAAAAATTTAA
- the gmhB gene encoding D-glycero-beta-D-manno-heptose 1,7-bisphosphate 7-phosphatase has product MKKKIIYLDRDGVINEDFEYVYKISDFKFVDGVFEACKKFLDFGYEIIVVTNQSGIGRGFYTNEDFEILTNYMVEEFKKQKIDILKVYHCPHKPEENCLCRKPKNGMILKSLNDFDIDLKNSWLIGDKKSDIDCAKNGKIENKILISKNEKNCEDFLVANSLFDSLKYIKE; this is encoded by the coding sequence ATGAAAAAAAAGATTATCTATCTTGATAGAGATGGAGTTATAAACGAAGATTTTGAATATGTTTATAAAATTAGTGATTTTAAATTTGTTGATGGTGTTTTTGAAGCTTGTAAAAAGTTTTTAGATTTTGGTTATGAGATTATTGTTGTAACAAATCAATCTGGAATTGGTAGAGGATTTTATACAAATGAGGATTTTGAAATTCTAACAAATTATATGGTTGAAGAGTTCAAAAAACAAAAGATTGATATTTTAAAAGTTTATCACTGCCCTCATAAACCTGAAGAGAACTGTTTATGTAGAAAACCAAAAAATGGAATGATTTTAAAATCACTAAATGATTTTGATATAGATTTAAAAAACTCTTGGCTAATTGGTGACAAAAAAAGTGATATAGATTGTGCAAAAAATGGTAAAATAGAAAACAAAATTTTAATAAGTAAAAATGAAAAAAATTGTGAAGATTTTTTAGTAGCTAATAGCTTATTTGATAGTTTAAAATATATAAAGGAATAA
- the rfaD gene encoding ADP-glyceromanno-heptose 6-epimerase has product MKYTDINFNKKTILITGGAGFIGSNLAFYFQKNYPESKIVVLDCFRSGERFSNGNLKSFGHFKNLVGFNGVVISGDINDKKLLKSLEKNYKFDYIFHQAAISDTTAIEQDIMIQTNVNAYEDLLKIAIKHKANMIYASSAATYGDSDKFEVGFEKPNNVYGFSKVMMDNITYEYLKEELPISIVGLKYFNVYGPREFFKEKTSSMVVQFGHQILRGHAPKLFEGSDKILRDFIYIEDIIQANIKACEPEKSGVYNVGTGNARSFEDIVNILQEELGIDNGKEYIINPYVGSYQFFTEANIETTKKFLDYEPRFSLEDGIKAYIPEIIRLFNEEIK; this is encoded by the coding sequence ATGAAATATACAGATATAAACTTTAATAAAAAAACAATTTTAATAACAGGGGGAGCTGGATTTATAGGTTCAAACTTGGCTTTTTACTTTCAAAAAAACTATCCAGAATCAAAAATTGTAGTACTTGATTGTTTTAGAAGTGGTGAGAGATTTTCAAACGGAAACTTAAAAAGTTTTGGTCACTTTAAAAATCTTGTTGGATTCAATGGTGTTGTAATAAGTGGCGATATAAATGATAAAAAACTTTTAAAAAGTTTAGAAAAAAACTATAAATTTGATTATATCTTTCATCAAGCAGCAATATCTGATACAACAGCAATTGAGCAAGATATTATGATACAAACAAATGTAAATGCATATGAAGATTTATTAAAAATTGCAATAAAACATAAAGCTAATATGATTTATGCAAGTAGTGCTGCAACTTATGGAGATAGTGATAAGTTTGAAGTTGGATTTGAAAAACCAAATAATGTTTATGGATTTAGTAAAGTTATGATGGATAATATCACTTATGAATACCTAAAAGAAGAGCTTCCAATATCAATTGTTGGTCTTAAATATTTTAATGTGTATGGACCAAGAGAGTTTTTCAAAGAGAAAACATCTTCAATGGTAGTTCAATTTGGACACCAAATTCTAAGAGGTCACGCTCCAAAACTTTTTGAAGGAAGTGATAAAATTCTAAGAGATTTTATATATATTGAAGATATTATTCAAGCAAATATAAAAGCTTGTGAACCTGAAAAATCAGGAGTATATAATGTAGGAACAGGAAATGCTAGAAGTTTTGAAGATATTGTAAATATTTTGCAAGAAGAGTTAGGAATTGACAATGGAAAAGAGTATATTATAAATCCTTATGTTGGTTCTTATCAATTTTTTACAGAAGCAAATATTGAAACTACTAAAAAATTTTTAGATTATGAGCCAAGATTTAGCTTAGAAGATGGAATAAAAGCTTATATTCCTGAGATTATTAGACTTTTTAATGAAGAGATTAAATGA
- the rfaE1 gene encoding D-glycero-beta-D-manno-heptose-7-phosphate kinase, translating into MININFKPNILVIGDLMIDHYLWGSCDRISPEAPVQVVNVKKENSVLGGAGNVINNLVSLGSSVEVISVIGDDSVANELKTLLSNIGVSFDNLVVEKGRKTSKKSRLMASNQQVLRYDSESVDEISKNSSNKILEILEKNIKNYSAIILSDYKKGVLTTTLTQDIIKLANRNKIKVLADPKGKDFSKYKGAYTLTPNKKEAMEATNIDIKDEKSLVEALKSLKQNCNLEVSLITLSEQGIAIFDDELFTSPTAAREVFDVTGAGDTVIASITFALSCGVDIKKALYFANLAAGVVVGKIGSATASLDEIYEYESQLNKSSSSSHIKTFDEIEKLAKKLHSQGKKIVFTNGCFDILHVGHVKYLEEAKSYGDVLILGLNADSSVRKLKGSSRPINSQDDRAYILASLESVDYVVIFEEETPYELIKLIKPHVLVKGGDYEGKEVVGQDIADELKLVQFVDGKSTTNTIKRINENAKCNN; encoded by the coding sequence ATGATAAATATTAATTTTAAACCAAATATTTTAGTAATTGGTGATCTTATGATTGATCACTATTTGTGGGGAAGTTGCGATAGAATTTCACCAGAAGCTCCAGTTCAGGTTGTAAATGTAAAAAAAGAGAACTCAGTTTTAGGTGGAGCTGGAAATGTAATCAATAATCTAGTAAGTCTAGGAAGCAGTGTTGAAGTTATTAGTGTAATTGGTGATGATAGTGTTGCAAATGAACTTAAAACTTTACTTTCAAATATTGGTGTATCTTTCGATAACTTGGTTGTTGAAAAAGGAAGAAAAACATCTAAAAAAAGCCGTCTTATGGCTTCAAATCAACAAGTTTTAAGATATGATAGCGAAAGTGTAGATGAGATTTCAAAAAATAGTTCAAATAAAATTTTAGAGATTTTAGAGAAAAATATAAAAAATTATAGTGCAATAATTTTATCTGATTATAAAAAGGGTGTTTTAACTACTACTTTAACTCAAGATATTATAAAACTTGCAAACAGAAATAAAATAAAAGTTTTAGCAGATCCAAAAGGTAAAGATTTTAGTAAATATAAAGGTGCTTATACATTAACTCCAAATAAAAAAGAGGCTATGGAAGCTACAAATATTGATATAAAAGATGAGAAATCTTTAGTTGAAGCACTAAAAAGTTTAAAACAAAATTGCAATTTGGAAGTTTCACTTATAACTTTAAGTGAGCAAGGAATTGCAATATTTGATGATGAGCTATTTACAAGTCCAACAGCAGCTAGAGAAGTATTTGATGTAACAGGAGCTGGAGATACTGTAATTGCTTCAATTACATTTGCTCTTTCTTGTGGAGTTGATATTAAAAAGGCTCTATATTTTGCAAACTTAGCAGCTGGAGTTGTTGTAGGGAAAATTGGAAGTGCAACTGCCTCTTTAGATGAGATTTATGAGTATGAATCTCAACTTAATAAATCAAGTTCATCAAGCCATATAAAAACATTTGATGAGATTGAAAAATTAGCAAAAAAACTTCACTCTCAAGGTAAAAAAATAGTATTTACAAATGGTTGCTTTGATATTTTACATGTTGGTCATGTAAAATATTTGGAAGAGGCAAAAAGCTATGGAGATGTTTTAATTTTGGGATTAAATGCTGATAGTAGTGTAAGAAAATTAAAAGGTTCAAGCAGACCAATAAACAGTCAAGATGATAGAGCATATATTTTAGCTTCACTTGAAAGTGTTGATTATGTAGTTATTTTTGAAGAAGAGACACCTTATGAACTAATCAAACTAATCAAACCTCATGTTTTAGTAAAAGGTGGTGATTATGAAGGTAAAGAGGTTGTTGGACAAGATATAGCAGATGAGTTAAAACTTGTTCAATTTGTAGATGGTAAAAGTACAACAAACACAATAAAAAGGATAAATGAAAATGCAAAATGCAATAATTAA